GTGTCGCCGGGCTGCACCTGCAAGGCGACGGCCTGCAGTTCGATATGGTCCTCGACGCCGAGGGCGCGGGTGACGATGTTGCCGCGCGGATGCACCCGCGCCTCGGCTTCGTTGAGCAGGCCGCTGTCCTGCAGCTCCTGGACGTAGCTGTGGTCATGGGACAGGCGCTGCATGCTGCCTTCGCGCAGGCGATACAGGCGGCTGTCGCCGGCCCACAGGCCAATGGCCTGGTCGCCCCGCGCCGCCAGCACCACCACGGTGCTGCCCATCATCGCCACGCCCCGGCGTGCGGTTTCCTCGCGCACCGTGCGGTTGACCCACGACAGCCCGTCACGCACTTCGCCGGCAAACTCCTCCAGCGACTCGAGCATCGGCAGGCTGCGCAGGCTGTCCACCGCCAGGCTGCTGACGTAGTCGCCGGCGGCATGGCCGCCCATGCCGTCGGCCACCGCCCACAGGCCGGCCCAGGTCAGTTCCAGGCAGGCGTCCTCGTTGATCTTGCGCACCATGCCGACATGGCTGTAGCTGGCCGCGGTGTATTGCAGGTCGGTCATGCGTGCGCTGCCTCGCTACCCAGAAGAAACCCGGCGAAATCCTCGCTGCGCGGCAAGCCCGCGCAGCGCATCAAGCCCGGAGCGATACGTTCGGAGCCCCTGCCCCACCACAGGCTCATGCCCTCGCAGGCGCATTCGGCCAAGGCCAGTGCCCGTCCCTGCGGCGTGGTCGCATCCAACCGCTGCACCCCACCGACAGTCACGCGCGGTCCCTGCAGGAGCGGCCTGGCGTCGCGAAAAGGCGGCAAAGCCGCCTCAAAACCCTCAAAGGCCGCCCCAGGCTCAAGCGTCGCCAGCAACGCCTCCTCGACCGCCTCGAACCATTCCTCGGCCCCGGCCACCACAGGCGCCAACGGCTGCCCCGGCGCCAGCACCTGGGCCACGGTCAGCGGAAAATACCGCCCGACCCGGTCGATGCTCGGCATCAGCACGCCGACCACCGCATCCGCCCCACACACGCCCGGCGCCAGGGCAAAACGCCACAACGGGCTCACCAGGTAGGCCTCGAGCCAACGCTCGCCCAGCGCCTGCTGGCTGGCCTGCAACCCCGCCGCCAGCCACTGGTCCCAGGGCTGGATGAACTGCTGTGGCAGGCCACGGCTGACGAAGTCGCCGCGGCAGGCCAGCTTTCCGTAGAAACCCAGGTCGCTCACAGGTGCTCCGGCAGGCTGAAACCGCTGAGCACTCGGCTGCGGAACGGGTTGAAGGCGCTGCTGGCACGCAGCTCGTAGGACAC
The window above is part of the Pseudomonas muyukensis genome. Proteins encoded here:
- a CDS encoding PP2C family protein-serine/threonine phosphatase; translation: MTDLQYTAASYSHVGMVRKINEDACLELTWAGLWAVADGMGGHAAGDYVSSLAVDSLRSLPMLESLEEFAGEVRDGLSWVNRTVREETARRGVAMMGSTVVVLAARGDQAIGLWAGDSRLYRLREGSMQRLSHDHSYVQELQDSGLLNEAEARVHPRGNIVTRALGVEDHIELQAVALQVQPGDTYLLCSDGLNKTAEDHEIADVLGHSDPYEVVRSLVHLGLTRGAPDNITAVVVKAN
- the tagF gene encoding type VI secretion system-associated protein TagF produces the protein MSDLGFYGKLACRGDFVSRGLPQQFIQPWDQWLAAGLQASQQALGERWLEAYLVSPLWRFALAPGVCGADAVVGVLMPSIDRVGRYFPLTVAQVLAPGQPLAPVVAGAEEWFEAVEEALLATLEPGAAFEGFEAALPPFRDARPLLQGPRVTVGGVQRLDATTPQGRALALAECACEGMSLWWGRGSERIAPGLMRCAGLPRSEDFAGFLLGSEAAHA